The following coding sequences are from one Venturia canescens isolate UGA chromosome 5, ASM1945775v1, whole genome shotgun sequence window:
- the LOC122410697 gene encoding axoneme-associated protein mst101(2)-like gives MTPQIPVKRDLREDFYKPPHEVKNSATQRQTARHTASHVDFRLNGDIGRIRERENPRRKHRTKCCHCDCCQQDSQENWSVDANRKTEHLSRKNSEKSAEAMLSQHLEYGKSGNVTINGLRTSASYQQRSQSHRPGTTTIRCHNRNNQSSPRVHRHSQKFDCCPECLFRCDSPFRETVFSDGEIEESDYWFSHDQTPLRNTCKHTEPVRRSGEPHFEPETDLSSKNRGREWLDLRNRAVEQGESLEVSHFEGDCKPSLETGSSVVKDDWQQQYEWDQRELKELGEDLRQFVKRKMSSGQMGEEKKQPSDESTDTLDKINRFVRKVSEPRRKDSGAKLSWEARKNRAPSPKASRARTSKIDPRKSSNSNKIEERRSEEHERREFRRKLVDELLDIQLESSKLEDEEEPETCGEPGERGEKRGNEEEEAASETEEEARQLMKEESDTEHIQRRLNKSWNECTREGKPREPRSAEGLECDEQKRRKNLGAPRNERKHEKPKFSYKTVETPDANAGKRNCSDAALTRGDDPGNCTEAWDKPNSRRNRIRRDETPETNDAGEKFHQKAHSLLNVPRKNCNEPPTGGKHDALVLDADMTKASIDEMIDDGLTREAKRVNPAPLPLVKKELPGEEEGAGRVYLRSPRKCSELGKATRRRERLPIAARPSVDSSRRKREECCCRKIVKILADNPSPEYLRKLKIRRWHYLDNIRNVLAKLYDLEGFLEMCSPGRETPSFQNEMDPDLAG, from the exons ATGACTCCGCAGATTCCAGTTAAACGCGATCTTCGCGAGGACTTTTACAAGCCCCCACATGAGGTTAAAAATTCTGCTACGCAACGTCAGACAGCACGTCACACCGCTTCCCACGTCGATTTTCGTCTCAACGGTGATATCGGGAGAATTCGTGAAAGAGAAAATCCACGTAGAAAACATCGAACGAAATGTTGCCACTGTGACTGCTGTCAGCAGGACAGCCAAGAAAATTGGTCGGTCGACGCGAATCGTAAAACCGAGCATTTAAGCCGCAA AAACTCGGAAAAATCAGCAGAAGCGATGTTAAGCCAGCACTTGGAGTACGGAAAAAGCGGGAATGTCACGATAAACGGGCTTCGCACGAGCGCCTCCTATCAACAACGCAGTCAGTCTCATCGACCTGGCACTACCACAATTCGCTGCCACAATCGCAACAACCAATCGAGCCCCAGGGTCCATCGTCACTCACAGAAATTCGACTGTTGCCCTGAATGCCTCTTCAGATGCGATTCACCCTTTCGCGAAACAGTCTTTTCGGACGGCGAGATTGAAGAGTCCGATTATTGGTTCTCGCACGACCAAACACCCTTGCGAAACACCTGCAAACATACCGAACCCGTCCGCCGATCCGGG GAGCCGCATTTCGAACCGGAGACGGATTTGTCATCGAAGAATCGTGGTCGGGAGTGGTTGGATTTGAGAAACCGAGCAGTTGAGCAGGGCGAGAGTCTCGAAGTGAGTCATTTCGAGGGCGATTGTAAGCCTTCGTTGGAAACGGGTTCGAGCGTCGTGAAAGACGATTGGCAGCAGCAGTACGAGTGGGATCAGCGTGAGTTGAAGGAGTTGGGTGAGGATTTGCGCCAATTTGTCAAACGTAAAATGAGCTCGGGCCAGATGGGAGAGGAGAAGAAACAACCGAGCGACGAGTCGACGGATACACTCGATAAAATCAATCGTTTCGTCAGGAAAGTTTCCGAACCTCGACGCAAAGATTCCGGCGCCAAATTATCGTGGGAGGCTCGAAAAAATCGCGCCCCGAGTCCTAAG GCGAGCAGAGCTCGGACATCGAAGATCGATCCCCGAAAGTCCAGTAACTCGAACAAGATTGAGGAACGTCGCAGCGAGGAGCACGAGCGCCGAGAGTTCAGGAGGAAACTCGTCGACGAGCTGCTCGACATCCAATTGGAGAGCTCCAAGCTCGAGGACGAGGAAGAACCGGAAACGTGCGGAGAGCCGGGGGAGCGGGGAGAGAAACGAGGcaacgaggaggaggaggccGCGAGCGAGACCGAGGAAGAAGCGAGACAATTGATGAAAGAGGAATCGGACACCGAGCACATCCAGAGGAGATTGAACAAATCTTGGAACGAGTGCACCCGCGAAGGGAAACCCCGCGAACCGAGGAGCGCCGAGGGCCTCGAGTGTGACGAacagaagagaagaaaaaatttgggGGCTCCGAGGAACGAGAGGAAGCACGAAAAGCCCAAATTTTCTTATAAAACCGTGGAAACGCCTGACGCTAACGCAGGCAAACGAAATTGTTCTGATGCGGCGTTGACCCGCGGGGATGATCCCGGTAACTGCACAGAAGCTTGGGATAAACCGAATTCTCGTAGAAACAGAATCCGCAGGGATGAAACTCCCGAGACAAACGATGCTGGAGAAAAGTTTCATCAAAAGGCACATTCTTTGCTCAATGTACCGCGGAAAAATTGCAACGAGCCACCAACTGGCGGGAAGCACGATGCTCTTGTACTCGATGCCGACATGACTAAAGCCTCGATCGATGAAATGATCGACGATGGGCTCACCCGCGAGGCTAAACGAGTCAACCCCGCTCCGCTTCCACTCGTGAAAAAG GAACTGCCGGGCGAGGAGGAGGGAGCTGGTCGAGTTTATTTGAGAAGTCCGAGGAAGTGCAGCGAGCTTGGGAAGGCAACGAGACGTCGCGAAAGGCTGCCGATCGCAGCTCGCCCGAGCGTCGATTCGTCGCGCAGGAAAAGGGAGGAATGCTGTTGTcggaaaatcgtgaaaattctcGCGGACAATCCGTCCCCGGAGTACCTcagaaaactgaaaattcgacGTTGGCATTATCTCGACAACATTCGAAACGTTTTGGCTAAATTGTACGACCTCGAGGGATTCCTCGAAATGTGTTCACCCGGGCGGGAAACCCCGAGTTTCCAGAACGAAATGGATCCTGATTTGGCGGGCTAG